AACGAATTCGGAGCAGAATTTATGATATTTTCTGTTAAGAGTAATATTTCCGTTACATAACATTACACCTAAAATATCATATTTATAATCAAGTCTTTCCTCATACATTTTAGACAAATGGTTCGATATACTTTCATACTGACTTTCATTTATTTCTATAGATACGATTTTTATTTTAATATCCTGATTTTTTTCATACAATCCTTTAAAAGGACTTTCTTTTGTAAATCTGGCGGGAAGCATGAAGTTTGGATTTCTTCTGCCGAAGGCATAAAAAGTATCGAAAGTATCGTCCAAAGAAATCGCCACATGAGTGTAATCTTCCTTTGTCCTTTTATATATCGCTTTGGAAAGAAGCGTATTCGATCTTGAAAACATAAGATAAATTTTATAAGTTTTGTCTTTTCTGTCCATATCATCACCTCGATTTTTGTTTATTATAAAAATCGTTTCTTATTAAAAATAGTATAAAAATCTTAATAATTTCTAAAATTTATGATTAAGGGCTGTCTGCCCTTATAAACCCATTGTAAGGGACTCCGTCCCCTAAGAACCCTGCCCTTTTTTGTCCGAAGAAACAAAAAAGGGGTAAAAATTCTTCCGCTCAAGCCGCGGAGGCTTAGCATTCGGCAAAAAGGATATTAAACTTACTGAAGTCATTCACCCGCATATTACCTAAACGAGTTATTTACTTATTAGCAAATGAAAGCTTTCAAATTATAAAAATGATATAACAAATTTTCGTCACATATAAAATAATTAGAATTGTTGACAATAATGAAATTAAAGAATATAATATAAACAAAGAAGGAGCCGTAGAGATGAAGGTAGCTTCCTCAGACAATTAAGTTATAAAATAACTATCCTGATTCGGCGTTAGGGTAGTTATTTTTTTGACTATTCTAAGAATTCTTTAGAATTCTTATTGAATTTTAATTTATTAAAATTCAAGTATGTGTTTACACATATTAGAATAACATGAGCAGATTCGCTTTAGCGATATTTGCGAATATAACCTATTTTATAGTTTATATACTTCTTTTAAAGTTATTTTCATAAGCACCACCTCCTATGTATTTTCAGCTTACGCTGAATATAAATGGAGAAAACCACCCGCACCTTATTCTACGGCTCGGTATTATTATATACCACTTCGAATATTTGTTCAATATTTATGGCGAAAGTGGTCACTTTCTGTTCACAATAGTATATAAGGGGTTCCACCCCTTTCACCCCGCGAAGTTTTTTCCGAAGCGAAAAAATTTCGAGAAAAACGCTTCCACTGCGTGGAGCTAAAGCCTTCGGCAAAAGGGATATTAAACTTATTTTAATCTTTCATATCCATATTAACTAAAAGAATAATATTCATAAATAAAAAAACACCCTTTAGGAGTGTTTTATTTATCTTCTTCAAGTATATCCTTCATCATCTTTGCTCCAAGTTTAAAACCCACAATAAAATAATGAGAACAGTTAGCTAAATTATAATCAAGCCACTTTTTAGTCAATTCTTCAAATTCTTCCTCTTTTTCCTTTGATAAATCTTGACTGAAACTATTTTCATTTTTGAATAGAAGACTTCCTTTTAATAATACTTCATCGCTTAATTCGCTTTTGATATCCATAGGTTCTATATTCCCATAAAATAAATCTTCCAATACACCTTTTTTCATTTCTTACTCCTTTTAAATTTAAAAAGTGCTAAATTAATTTAGCACTATACATATTCTAAAGTTTCTTCTAAATCCAGCTTTTTTAAATAATTCAAATTTTTGACTAAAACTTGTCTTTCCTCAATAGTGCAGTCCTTAAAAAGTAAATCTATTTCTCTTACAGTAATAAACATAGACCTTTTGCCTAAATCCAAATCTAATAATTCATCTAAACTTATGTTTAAAATATTTGCGATATTTACTATAGTTTGTAGTGATACTTTTGTACTTCCGTTTTCAATATGACTCAAATGGCTTACGGATAAATCCACATATTCGGCAAGAGTTTCTTGTGTTATTCCTTGTTTTTTTCTTTGTTGTTTTAATTTTTCTCCTAACATAAGATAGTCTATTTTCATTCACTGCACCATGTTTTTTGTTTATATTTTATTTAAATTGGTTTCTTAAATACAGAGTTTTAAACCGCTCAACTTTGCTTAGTTTTTTGGATTGTGTGGCAAGGAAAATATGACAAAACGGCTTATACAAAGGAATTTAAGGGATTTTTGAACCTGCTGATACTATAAATTATATATGAAATTAAAAATCATATGACATTCACAAAATGTCATACATTAAAAAAGTAAGTTTTTATGGGGGCGGGACAGCGGTTCTTTCACAAAATGCGGGCAGCATTTTGTAGAAAATCGAACCGCGTTAAAGCCGTCACGGCGATTGAGTGAAAGCATTTTATCGAATATTTTTTGCTTTGGAAAAATATTCGCAGGGTTCCTAAGGGACGGAGTCCCTTACACCGGGTTGTAGGGTGGAACCCTACAGAGTTTAATATAAGCAATAACATTCATAAAAATTTTAAACTAAAAGAATTTTCAACATTATAATTTTAAATAATGTAAATTAAAAAATCTTATTAAAAATCAAAAATATTTATTAAAACAGTATACATTAGTATATTTTTTCTTCCTCCGTAAAAAATACTAAAAAAGGAGGAAAAAATGGAATTTAAAAATAGTCAAACAGTTAAAAACTTAATGAGCTCTTTTGTAGGTGAAAGCGGTGTTTATCAAAGATATTCTTACTATGCAAAAAGAGCAAACAAAGATGGATTTAAATACATCGAAGATATTTTCAACGAAACTGCATTAAACGAACTTTATCATGCCAAAAGATTTATGTTCCTTATAAACAAAGAATTACCGGGAGAAAAAATCATGGTGGATCAAGCAGACTACCCTGTTTTCTACGGAACTACTTTGGAAAACTTAAAATCAGCGGCTCTCGGTGAATACGAAGAAGCATATGAAATATATCCTACATTCGCAAACACTGCGAGAGAAGAAGGTTTCAAGGAAGTTGCAACATATTTCGACTTGATTTCGGATGTTGAAAAATTCCACCACAAAAGATATGACACATTGGCACAAGAAGTTGAAAGAGGTTATTTCCACAGAGAAGGCGACTGCGACTGGATCTGTCTAAAATGCGGTCATCATCACAAAGGACCAAACCCTCCTAAAGTTTGTCCTATCTGTGACCATTCCGAAGCATACTTCAAACCGATTTGTCCTTCAGGCAACTAAAAAAAGTGCATTAAGCACTTTTTTTATTGTCTCTATTTAATATGATTTGACATCTATATTTATTTAATGATAAATATCAATGATTTTTAAATATAAATACATTTTGATTTCTTAAAATACTATAATTTAAAACCATATATAATTTACTTGATTACCGAAATTTAACACAAAATTAAACTTTTAAAATTATCATTAATATATCATAATTTTAGCTTATCCCTCATTTTCCATCTCTTCAAGGATTTCATTATATACACTGCTCAGTATCTCTTCACTGTAACCTTTGGCATAAAAGAACGGAAACACTTTATATTTTACCTTTTCAAGCTCTTCGCCTTTATTTATGTATTTATAAAAACGTTT
This region of Anaerofustis stercorihominis DSM 17244 genomic DNA includes:
- a CDS encoding DUF6809 family protein, coding for MKKGVLEDLFYGNIEPMDIKSELSDEVLLKGSLLFKNENSFSQDLSKEKEEEFEELTKKWLDYNLANCSHYFIVGFKLGAKMMKDILEEDK
- a CDS encoding helix-turn-helix domain-containing protein, which gives rise to MLGEKLKQQRKKQGITQETLAEYVDLSVSHLSHIENGSTKVSLQTIVNIANILNISLDELLDLDLGKRSMFITVREIDLLFKDCTIEERQVLVKNLNYLKKLDLEETLEYV
- the rbr gene encoding rubrerythrin, producing MEFKNSQTVKNLMSSFVGESGVYQRYSYYAKRANKDGFKYIEDIFNETALNELYHAKRFMFLINKELPGEKIMVDQADYPVFYGTTLENLKSAALGEYEEAYEIYPTFANTAREEGFKEVATYFDLISDVEKFHHKRYDTLAQEVERGYFHREGDCDWICLKCGHHHKGPNPPKVCPICDHSEAYFKPICPSGN